From the Corythoichthys intestinalis isolate RoL2023-P3 chromosome 15, ASM3026506v1, whole genome shotgun sequence genome, one window contains:
- the tmx1 gene encoding thioredoxin-related transmembrane protein 1, producing MGESATMFPSSPCKQETSLICYLLLTVCLVSLPVTGAKQDSLRIVTDSNWEDILTGEWMIEFYAPWCPACQQLQPVWQEFADWGEDMEVNIAKVDVTEQPGLSGRFVITSLPTIYHCKDGVFRKYQGARTKEEFLSFVGDKKWATVEPVSSWFAPSSFLMNSMSALFKLSMFIRRCHNYMTDKMGLPVWGSYVIFGLVTLFSGLALGLLLVFIADFVFPSRRLSSPDYYQKKQTAEQAWLLQQQQEEEEHEADGEEEDDDEEDEEDVDEAWRTQRRPRRASPEGQPEPKGQAVRKRAMPGRKGDNDDEEEEDT from the exons ATGGGCGAAAGCGCTACCATGTTTCCCTCGAGTCCGTGTAAACAAGAGACTTCGCTGATATGTTATCTTCTTCTTACCGTGTGCCTCGTGTCATTACCGGTTACCGGAGCCAAGCAGGACAGCCTCCGGATTGTCACTGACAGCAACTGGGAGGACATCCTGACTGGAGAGTGGATGATTGAATT CTATGCGCCTTGGTGTCCAGCCTGCCAGCAGCTACAACCGGTGTGGCAAGAGTTTGCTGACTGGGGGGAGGACATGGAGGTCAACATAGCAAAGGTGGATGTGACAGAGCAACCAG GGCTAAGCGGGAGATTTGTCATTACTTCACTGCCGACCATTTACCA TTGCAAAGATGGCGTTTTCCGCAAGTACCAGGGAGCGCGCACCAAAGAAGAGTTCCTCAGCTTCGTGGGTGACAAAAAATGGGCTACGGTGGAGCCGGTCTCCTCATGGTTCGCGCCTTCATCTTTTCT AATGAACTCCATGTCAGCTCTATTCAAACTTTCTATGTTCATACGA CGTTGCCATAACTACATGACGGATAAAATGGGCCTCCCCGTGTGGGGCTCGTACGTCATCTTCGGCTTGGTCACGCTTTTCTCCGGTCTTGCGCTCGGACTG CTACTGGTGTTCATCGCTGATTTTGTCTTCCCGTCGCGGCGTTTGTCCTCGCCGGACTATTACCAGA AGAAACAAACGGCAGAGCAGGCCTGGCTGCTTCAACAGCAGCAGGAGGAAGAAGAACACGAGGCCGATGGCGAGGAGGAGGACGACGATGAAGAGGACGAGGAGGACGTGGACGAGGCGTGGAGGACGCAGCGGCGGCCACGCAGGGCCTCCCCCGAGGGCCAGCCCGAGCCCAAAGGACAGGCGGTAAGGAAGAGGGCGATGCCTGGACGCAAAGGAGACAACGATGACGAAGAAGAAGAAGACACTTAG